A stretch of the Streptomyces sp. NBC_01428 genome encodes the following:
- a CDS encoding aldo/keto reductase, translated as MTSIPALTAHDGTTIPAVGLGTWPMDDAQAEQAVSGALGVGYRLIDTATNYRNETGTGRGVALGGVPREEVVVTTKLPGRHHGYDETLASFEESRSRLGLDYVDLYLIHWPLPRVDKYVDSWKAMITLREQGLVRSIGVSNFTAEHLTRLETETGVLPAVNQIELHPYLRQDELRAFHADKGIITESWSPLGRGSSLLEDPALGKIAETHGVTPGQVVLRWHTQLGAVPIPKSADPGRQRANLDIFGFELTPEELATVSDHPRRRLGGDPETHEEF; from the coding sequence GTGACCAGCATCCCGGCCCTCACCGCCCATGACGGAACGACGATCCCGGCCGTCGGTCTGGGTACCTGGCCGATGGACGACGCCCAGGCCGAGCAGGCCGTGAGCGGCGCCCTCGGCGTCGGCTACCGCCTCATCGACACGGCGACGAACTACCGCAACGAGACCGGCACCGGCCGGGGCGTCGCCCTCGGTGGCGTCCCGCGCGAGGAGGTCGTCGTCACCACGAAACTCCCCGGCCGGCATCACGGCTACGACGAGACGCTCGCCTCCTTCGAGGAGTCCCGGAGCCGTCTCGGACTCGACTACGTCGACCTGTACCTCATCCACTGGCCCCTGCCGCGTGTGGACAAGTACGTCGACTCCTGGAAGGCCATGATCACGCTGCGCGAGCAGGGTCTCGTGCGGTCGATCGGCGTCTCGAACTTCACCGCGGAACACCTCACCCGGCTGGAGACCGAGACCGGGGTCCTCCCGGCGGTGAACCAGATCGAGCTTCACCCCTACCTCCGCCAGGACGAACTCCGCGCCTTCCACGCCGACAAGGGCATCATCACCGAGAGCTGGAGCCCCCTGGGCCGCGGCTCCAGCCTGCTGGAGGACCCGGCCCTCGGGAAGATCGCCGAGACGCACGGGGTGACACCCGGGCAGGTCGTACTGCGCTGGCACACCCAGCTCGGGGCCGTTCCCATCCCGAAGTCCGCCGACCCCGGCCGCCAGCGGGCGAACCTGGACATCTTCGGCTTCGAGCTGACCCCCGAGGAACTGGCGACCGTCTCCGACCATCCGCGCCGTCGTCTGGGCGGAGACCCGGAGACGCACGAGGAGTTCTGA
- a CDS encoding SgcJ/EcaC family oxidoreductase gives MTSTEALTAPTADREAEHAVRAVIDGVYAAWEANDADAFVEPYAPDATVLLPGTFRHDREELRTAMAAAFAGPLKGSRALNEVQSVRFPGEDTALVICTRSVVLAGEDEPREESHALDSWVLSASDGAWWVRGFHGCPARLA, from the coding sequence ATGACCAGCACCGAGGCCCTCACCGCTCCGACGGCGGACCGAGAGGCCGAGCACGCCGTCCGTGCCGTCATCGACGGTGTCTATGCCGCCTGGGAGGCGAACGACGCGGACGCGTTCGTGGAGCCGTACGCCCCCGACGCGACCGTCCTGCTTCCCGGCACGTTCCGGCACGACCGGGAGGAACTGCGCACCGCCATGGCGGCCGCGTTCGCGGGCCCGCTCAAGGGCTCCCGCGCACTCAACGAGGTCCAGAGCGTCCGCTTCCCCGGCGAGGACACCGCGCTCGTGATCTGCACGAGGTCCGTCGTCCTCGCCGGGGAGGACGAGCCGCGCGAGGAGTCGCACGCCCTGGACAGCTGGGTGCTCTCCGCGTCGGACGGCGCCTGGTGGGTGAGGGGCTTCCACGGCTGCCCGGCACGACTGGCCTGA
- a CDS encoding DUF1330 domain-containing protein, translating to MTAYAIAHLREADPHPEIAAYIERIGATFEPYGGGFLVHGAQHEVVEGGWPGHVVVIGFPGMAEARAWWESPAYREIAPLRSRHIEGDIILVPGVPEGYDPAVTAKAMREALPAG from the coding sequence ATGACCGCGTACGCCATAGCCCACTTGCGCGAAGCCGACCCGCACCCTGAGATTGCCGCCTACATCGAGCGGATCGGCGCCACCTTCGAGCCCTACGGCGGCGGTTTCCTCGTGCACGGCGCGCAGCACGAGGTGGTGGAGGGCGGCTGGCCCGGTCACGTCGTGGTGATCGGTTTCCCCGGCATGGCCGAGGCGCGCGCCTGGTGGGAGTCGCCGGCGTACCGGGAGATCGCTCCGCTGCGCTCGCGGCACATCGAGGGGGACATCATCCTCGTCCCGGGTGTCCCCGAGGGGTACGACCCGGCGGTCACGGCGAAGGCGATGCGGGAGGCGCTGCCGGCCGGGTAG
- a CDS encoding DUF3253 domain-containing protein — MDRRLERVILELLDGRAPGATICPSDAARAVYEGDDDGWRALMEPARHAARRLVAAGEVEITQGGRPIEPAKARGPVRIRRCR; from the coding sequence ATGGACCGGCGCCTGGAGCGAGTCATCCTGGAGTTGCTGGATGGTCGTGCCCCGGGCGCGACCATCTGTCCCTCCGACGCCGCGCGGGCGGTGTACGAAGGCGACGACGACGGGTGGCGTGCGCTCATGGAGCCGGCTCGGCACGCGGCCCGGCGGCTCGTCGCGGCCGGCGAGGTGGAGATCACCCAGGGCGGCCGTCCCATCGAGCCGGCGAAGGCCCGCGGCCCCGTCCGTATCCGCCGCTGCCGCTGA
- a CDS encoding lipase family protein has translation MERPHRPHGPENAPHAPSARQPGPEKPSTESRTGSAAPRGGRLLATALAVCACLAVQALPAAAATGAAGTVSRGVTIPAFYDPPTTLPAANGAIVRSEPLPLALSLPGLNGPLPGTATRLMYKSTDSNGEPVAVTGAYIEPSAAWKGGGPRPVVAVAPGTMGQGDQCAASLGLQHPITLNGETVSVGYEDLSIYRLLAAGTAVVVTDYVGLGATDRLHTYVNRLDGGHALLDAVRAARNLTGASVTTASPVGLFGYSQGGGASASAAELQPSYAPDITLAGTYSGAPPANLTEVIKGIDGSALAGALGWSLNGFLQSDPELKAFADAHINAAGKAALSDLSTMCVGDSIFGYAFKKSSSWTTDGKSISAIVADTPALQKVLDDQRIGKLKPTSPVRVATGIQDDIVPHAQARQLAVDWCRKGADVTYDAVILPNLGDGLLTNHLVPLLTDQGDAISWLTDRLSGKRATSNCWSMPLQP, from the coding sequence ATGGAACGACCCCACCGACCCCACGGCCCCGAGAACGCACCGCATGCCCCGTCCGCCCGACAGCCGGGCCCGGAAAAGCCGTCGACCGAGTCCCGCACCGGATCCGCCGCACCCCGGGGCGGCCGGCTCCTCGCGACGGCCCTCGCCGTCTGCGCCTGCCTCGCCGTCCAGGCGCTCCCCGCCGCGGCCGCCACCGGAGCGGCCGGCACCGTGTCCCGGGGGGTGACGATCCCCGCGTTCTACGACCCGCCCACCACCCTGCCGGCGGCCAACGGCGCGATCGTGCGCAGCGAACCCCTCCCGCTCGCCCTCAGCCTGCCCGGCCTCAACGGCCCCTTGCCCGGCACGGCGACCCGGCTGATGTACAAGTCCACCGACTCGAACGGTGAACCCGTCGCGGTGACCGGCGCCTACATCGAACCCTCGGCCGCCTGGAAGGGCGGTGGCCCACGACCGGTGGTCGCCGTCGCACCCGGCACCATGGGACAGGGTGACCAGTGCGCCGCCTCCCTGGGCCTCCAGCACCCGATCACCCTCAACGGCGAGACGGTGTCGGTCGGTTACGAGGACCTGTCGATCTACCGCCTCCTCGCCGCCGGCACGGCGGTGGTCGTCACCGACTACGTCGGACTCGGCGCGACCGACCGGCTCCACACCTACGTCAACCGCCTCGACGGCGGTCACGCGCTGCTCGACGCCGTCCGTGCCGCACGCAACCTCACCGGCGCGTCCGTCACCACCGCCTCACCCGTCGGCCTCTTCGGCTACAGCCAGGGCGGCGGCGCCAGCGCCTCCGCCGCCGAACTCCAGCCCTCCTACGCGCCGGACATCACCCTCGCCGGCACCTACTCGGGGGCACCGCCCGCCAACCTCACCGAGGTGATCAAGGGCATCGACGGCAGCGCTCTCGCCGGAGCCCTGGGCTGGTCCCTCAACGGCTTCCTGCAGTCCGACCCCGAACTGAAGGCCTTCGCCGACGCCCACATCAACGCCGCGGGCAAGGCAGCGCTCTCCGACCTGTCCACCATGTGCGTCGGCGACTCGATCTTCGGATACGCGTTCAAGAAGAGCTCGTCGTGGACGACCGACGGGAAGTCCATCAGCGCCATCGTCGCCGACACCCCGGCCCTACAGAAGGTCCTCGACGACCAGCGCATCGGCAAGCTCAAGCCGACCAGCCCAGTACGCGTGGCCACCGGCATCCAGGACGACATCGTGCCCCACGCCCAGGCGCGCCAACTCGCCGTCGACTGGTGCCGCAAGGGTGCCGATGTCACGTACGACGCCGTGATCCTGCCCAACCTCGGCGACGGACTGCTCACCAACCACCTCGTCCCCCTCCTCACCGACCAGGGTGACGCCATCTCCTGGCTCACCGACCGCCTCTCCGGGAAGCGCGCCACCTCCAACTGCTGGTCGATGCCCCTGCAACCCTGA
- a CDS encoding serine/threonine-protein kinase → MLIAGRYRLHTTLGRGAMGEVWRAQDEMIGRPVAVKLLLSQDADPTAAARFRLEAQTAGRLNHPHVVGVLDFGSFEDRLFLVMELIEGDSLSHVLATSGTLPAERVARIAAQAAAGLAAAHQQGIVHRDIKPGNLMLDADGSVKIGDFGIARFMDDTAGGLTATGQIVGTSLYLAPERALGKTAGPPSDMYSLGCVLYQLLTGRPPFQAASAVAILHHHLDTAPTPPRELGAELPPAFENYLLGLLAKQPDDRPTAQQAASWYSTGAWQGRPEPLPAVRPAQRRSRPDLGVAGPATTYALPSAAPSHGATVTREAAGARRSRRRRRSGVSELLTQRPRAVGAAAGLVVFVLAVLVGVAWFSPDSSSAETPGPGSDGTVSSSPTVAAP, encoded by the coding sequence GTGCTGATAGCGGGGCGGTATCGGCTGCACACCACTCTCGGACGGGGCGCGATGGGGGAGGTGTGGCGGGCGCAGGACGAGATGATCGGACGGCCCGTCGCGGTCAAGCTGCTGCTCTCCCAGGACGCCGACCCGACCGCCGCGGCCCGGTTCCGCCTGGAGGCGCAGACCGCGGGACGGCTGAACCATCCTCATGTGGTGGGAGTCCTGGACTTCGGCTCGTTCGAGGACCGGCTCTTCCTGGTGATGGAGCTGATCGAGGGCGACAGCCTCTCCCACGTCCTCGCCACCAGCGGCACCCTTCCCGCCGAGCGGGTGGCGCGGATCGCCGCGCAGGCCGCCGCCGGGCTCGCCGCCGCGCATCAACAGGGCATCGTGCACCGGGACATCAAGCCGGGCAATCTGATGCTGGACGCCGACGGGAGCGTCAAGATCGGCGACTTCGGGATCGCACGGTTCATGGACGACACGGCCGGCGGCCTCACCGCGACCGGGCAGATCGTCGGCACCAGCCTGTACCTGGCCCCGGAGCGGGCCCTCGGGAAGACCGCGGGACCGCCGTCCGACATGTACTCGCTCGGCTGCGTCCTCTATCAACTCCTCACCGGACGGCCGCCCTTCCAGGCCGCCAGTGCCGTCGCGATCCTCCACCACCACCTCGACACCGCCCCGACCCCGCCCCGGGAACTCGGCGCCGAGCTGCCGCCCGCGTTCGAGAACTACCTCCTCGGTCTCCTGGCGAAGCAGCCCGACGACCGTCCGACCGCGCAGCAGGCGGCATCCTGGTACAGCACCGGTGCCTGGCAAGGGCGTCCCGAACCCCTTCCGGCCGTACGGCCGGCGCAACGCCGGAGCAGGCCCGACCTCGGAGTCGCGGGTCCCGCGACCACGTACGCCCTGCCGTCGGCCGCGCCGTCCCACGGGGCGACCGTCACGCGGGAGGCGGCGGGGGCCCGTCGCTCACGCAGACGCAGACGTTCCGGCGTGAGTGAACTCCTCACCCAGCGGCCACGAGCGGTGGGCGCCGCAGCGGGATTGGTGGTCTTTGTCCTCGCGGTGCTCGTGGGCGTGGCCTGGTTCTCACCCGACAGCAGCTCCGCGGAGACGCCCGGGCCCGGATCGGACGGCACGGTCAGCTCGTCCCCCACGGTCGCGGCGCCGTAG
- a CDS encoding S1 family peptidase — protein sequence MRRTTVLRTAVSAGLLVSAATVGLTQAAAADAPLTTPTASRAPASSALLSAMQRDLGLTEKQATTRLSQETTARSVERTARTRAGSSYGGSWFDVKSGRLVVALTTTAARDAVESTGARVTLVKHSERQLDATMKRLDSLDAPAGVSSWHVDPRSSAVVVNVVSPHKDDNDVRAFVAQARKAGPVTVRQTGSAPSTFAAGTVGGDPYYTGNVRCSIGFSVYGGFVTAGHCGQAGAGVSGWDHSYIGNFQGSSFPDNDYAWVNVGSGWWTVPVVLGWGTVSDQLVRGSGEAPIGASICRSGSTSHWHCGNVLAKNETVNYSQGAVHQMTKTSVCAEPGDSGGSFISGDQAQGVTSGGWGNCSSGGETWYQPINEILNRYGLTLHTA from the coding sequence TTGAGACGCACAACAGTTCTGCGCACCGCCGTGTCCGCGGGCCTGCTCGTCAGCGCCGCCACCGTCGGACTCACCCAGGCCGCCGCCGCCGACGCACCCCTCACCACCCCCACCGCATCCCGGGCCCCCGCCTCCTCGGCGCTGCTCTCGGCGATGCAGCGCGACCTCGGGCTCACCGAGAAGCAGGCGACCACCCGGCTCTCCCAGGAGACCACCGCACGCTCCGTCGAGCGCACCGCCCGGACCAGGGCCGGCAGCTCGTACGGGGGCTCGTGGTTCGACGTGAAGAGCGGCCGACTCGTCGTCGCGCTGACCACGACGGCCGCGCGTGATGCCGTCGAGTCGACCGGCGCGCGGGTCACCCTCGTCAAGCACAGCGAGCGGCAGCTCGACGCCACGATGAAACGCCTCGACTCGCTCGACGCACCGGCCGGCGTGAGCAGTTGGCACGTCGACCCCAGGTCCAGCGCCGTCGTCGTGAACGTGGTCTCCCCTCACAAGGATGACAACGATGTCCGGGCCTTCGTGGCGCAGGCCCGCAAGGCCGGTCCCGTGACGGTCCGGCAGACCGGCTCGGCGCCGAGCACCTTCGCCGCGGGCACGGTGGGCGGCGACCCGTACTACACGGGCAACGTCCGCTGTTCCATAGGCTTCTCCGTGTACGGCGGCTTCGTCACCGCCGGGCACTGCGGCCAGGCGGGCGCCGGTGTCAGCGGCTGGGACCACAGCTACATCGGCAACTTCCAGGGCTCCTCGTTCCCGGACAACGACTACGCCTGGGTCAACGTGGGCAGCGGTTGGTGGACGGTCCCCGTCGTCCTCGGCTGGGGCACCGTCTCCGACCAGCTCGTCCGCGGTTCCGGCGAGGCTCCCATCGGCGCGTCGATCTGCCGCTCCGGCTCCACCTCGCACTGGCACTGCGGCAACGTCCTCGCCAAGAACGAGACGGTCAACTACAGCCAGGGCGCCGTGCACCAGATGACCAAGACGAGCGTCTGCGCCGAACCCGGCGACTCGGGCGGCTCGTTCATCAGCGGCGACCAGGCCCAGGGCGTCACTTCCGGCGGCTGGGGCAACTGCAGCAGCGGCGGCGAGACCTGGTACCAGCCCATCAACGAGATCCTGAACCGCTACGGGCTCACGCTCCACACGGCCTGA
- a CDS encoding ANTAR domain-containing protein, whose amino-acid sequence MNDQPTPTRAMAFFAISRSDPLRLLSTTDLVRENDKLNEERTHLHRAVSSHATVDQAIGALLVLGRIGPEDSWDVLRETSQHTNRKLHVIADEVLAFGRGGTLPDDIRVALEAALAKRQPGKADTPPTGSGTNPEGADTGLSDPGGASQDARRQEPSST is encoded by the coding sequence ATGAATGATCAGCCGACCCCCACCAGAGCGATGGCCTTCTTCGCGATCTCCAGGTCCGATCCCCTGCGCCTGCTGTCCACCACGGACCTGGTGCGGGAGAACGACAAGCTCAACGAGGAGCGCACCCACCTGCACCGTGCCGTGTCCTCGCACGCCACGGTGGATCAGGCCATCGGTGCCCTGCTGGTCCTCGGCCGGATCGGCCCGGAGGACAGCTGGGACGTGCTGCGCGAGACCTCGCAGCACACCAACCGCAAACTGCACGTCATCGCGGACGAGGTCCTCGCCTTCGGCCGGGGCGGCACGCTCCCGGACGACATTCGCGTCGCCCTGGAGGCCGCCCTGGCGAAGCGACAGCCGGGGAAGGCGGACACCCCGCCGACCGGGTCCGGAACGAACCCGGAGGGGGCCGACACGGGCCTGTCGGACCCAGGCGGAGCATCGCAGGACGCGCGCCGACAGGAGCCGTCGTCCACCTGA
- a CDS encoding NAD(P)/FAD-dependent oxidoreductase, with amino-acid sequence MKPERVAVVGVGILGAGVGWNLSRRGIEVVFLDAGRPGEGVTNWSFSWVNASNKTVRKSYFDLNVAGMEEHRELARTIGPDSWWYPDGHLRWAADPAAERKLLNTAELLTGWNYRVEVCTGAEVRRRLEPALALPDGTPVVFYPDEAWVHGRHLVSRLVSAAVASGAELRSGTTVRDIGTGADGSIRSVALSDGSRLDVDAVVNAAGPDAADVAGLVSRRLPMRREPGVVTRIACAQVPVRRAMHAPHIEIRPDGNSSVLLHSREIDALIDSGEDPSELARLLHASARQVVPALGSGHIAQTRVANRPIPADGFPSVGAVPSVPGYYEAVSHSGITLGPVIGRLLASEILSGERDGMLADFRPERFAP; translated from the coding sequence GTGAAGCCTGAACGTGTCGCTGTCGTCGGAGTAGGCATCCTCGGAGCCGGCGTGGGATGGAATCTGTCCCGACGCGGCATCGAGGTGGTCTTCCTCGACGCGGGCCGGCCGGGCGAAGGAGTCACCAACTGGTCCTTCTCTTGGGTCAATGCCAGCAACAAGACGGTGCGCAAGTCCTACTTCGACCTGAACGTCGCGGGCATGGAGGAGCACCGCGAGCTCGCCAGGACCATCGGGCCGGACTCCTGGTGGTATCCCGACGGCCACCTACGGTGGGCAGCCGACCCCGCAGCGGAGAGAAAGCTCCTGAACACGGCGGAACTCCTGACGGGCTGGAACTACCGGGTCGAAGTGTGCACAGGAGCAGAGGTCCGTCGCCGCCTCGAACCGGCTCTCGCCCTGCCCGACGGCACTCCCGTCGTGTTCTACCCCGACGAAGCCTGGGTCCACGGACGTCATCTCGTCAGCCGCCTGGTGAGCGCGGCCGTCGCCTCCGGCGCCGAGCTCCGATCGGGCACCACGGTCCGTGACATCGGCACCGGCGCCGACGGGAGCATCCGGTCCGTTGCCCTGTCCGACGGGAGCCGTCTCGATGTCGACGCCGTCGTGAACGCGGCGGGCCCCGACGCCGCCGACGTGGCCGGGCTCGTCTCGCGGCGCCTGCCGATGCGCCGGGAGCCCGGCGTCGTCACACGGATCGCCTGCGCCCAGGTCCCGGTTCGCCGGGCCATGCACGCGCCTCACATCGAGATCCGTCCTGACGGGAACTCTTCGGTACTCCTCCACAGCCGCGAGATCGACGCACTCATCGACTCCGGTGAAGACCCCTCGGAACTCGCCAGGCTGCTCCACGCATCGGCGCGGCAGGTCGTCCCCGCTCTCGGCAGCGGTCACATCGCACAGACGCGTGTGGCCAACCGGCCGATCCCGGCCGACGGATTCCCCTCCGTGGGAGCAGTGCCGTCCGTGCCGGGCTACTACGAAGCCGTCTCCCACAGCGGCATCACGCTCGGGCCGGTCATCGGCCGCCTGCTGGCTTCCGAGATCCTCAGCGGGGAGAGAGACGGGATGCTTGCGGACTTCCGCCCGGAGCGGTTCGCCCCGTGA
- a CDS encoding PRC-barrel domain-containing protein: MSDNIWGYQPTTGYTAGTDLTGFKVEATDGSIGKVDKHSDEVDSSYLVVDTGVWIFGKHVLLPAGTVQSVDLDEHKIFVALTKAQIKDSPEFDKDKHVGDAGYHEQVGGYYQTQRGI, from the coding sequence ATGAGTGACAACATCTGGGGCTACCAGCCGACCACCGGCTACACCGCGGGCACCGACCTGACCGGATTCAAGGTCGAGGCCACCGACGGCAGCATCGGCAAGGTCGACAAGCACTCGGACGAGGTCGACTCCTCCTACCTCGTCGTCGACACCGGCGTATGGATCTTCGGCAAGCACGTCCTCCTGCCCGCCGGGACCGTGCAGTCCGTCGACCTGGACGAGCACAAGATCTTCGTGGCGCTCACCAAGGCCCAGATCAAGGACTCTCCCGAGTTCGACAAGGACAAGCACGTCGGCGACGCCGGCTACCACGAGCAGGTCGGTGGCTACTACCAGACACAGCGCGGCATCTGA
- a CDS encoding hydrophobic protein, whose amino-acid sequence MVPVLLVLLLALILFGAGFALKALWWIAVIVLIVWVLGFVIRPTASGGKRGRWYRW is encoded by the coding sequence ATGGTTCCCGTTCTTCTTGTTCTTCTGCTCGCCCTGATCCTTTTCGGTGCCGGTTTCGCGCTGAAGGCGCTCTGGTGGATCGCCGTGATCGTCCTGATCGTGTGGGTCCTGGGCTTCGTGATCCGTCCGACGGCGAGCGGCGGCAAGCGTGGCCGCTGGTACCGCTGGTAG
- a CDS encoding chitinase produces the protein MRRLRACLGAAAAVSLAAVGTTALVAGNASGATTALSNRWYAAAPYLMPTDNEPPDAGAIMDATGLKAFQLAFILAPNGGGCSPTWGGTSAVSSDTAVQSVINGIRAKGGDVSVSIGGYGGTKLGQACSDAASTAAAYQQVITKYGLHAIDFDLEEPEYENTAAIKNEIGAAKILQQNNPGLYVSVTTAGTADGTGWFGKQMLLEAKSQGFTPNNFSIMPFDGGFNGAASQTSALANFNTILQSTFGWDQPTAYAHEGFSGMNGRSDTGEYFSQADFQTVLDFATSHNMDRFTFWSLNRDRQCSPADNGGRTSGTCSSVAQNSWDFAKYSVKFAGATPPTGTPTPTPTPTPTPTPPSGACKTGWSSSAVYTAGNEASYNHHNWKAKWWTQNEAPGAADWGPWQDEGAC, from the coding sequence GTGAGACGTCTTCGCGCATGTCTGGGCGCGGCAGCAGCCGTCAGCCTGGCCGCAGTCGGCACGACCGCGCTGGTCGCAGGCAACGCCTCGGGCGCGACCACCGCGCTCAGCAACCGCTGGTACGCCGCCGCCCCCTACCTGATGCCGACGGACAACGAGCCGCCGGACGCGGGCGCCATCATGGACGCCACAGGCCTCAAGGCGTTCCAGCTCGCCTTCATCCTCGCCCCCAACGGCGGCGGCTGCTCGCCCACGTGGGGCGGCACGTCGGCGGTCTCCTCGGACACCGCCGTCCAGTCGGTCATCAACGGCATCCGCGCCAAGGGCGGTGACGTCTCCGTCTCCATCGGCGGGTACGGCGGCACCAAGCTCGGCCAGGCCTGCTCGGACGCGGCCTCCACCGCGGCGGCGTACCAGCAGGTCATCACCAAGTACGGCCTGCACGCCATCGACTTCGACCTGGAGGAGCCGGAGTACGAGAACACGGCGGCCATCAAGAACGAGATCGGCGCCGCCAAGATCCTCCAGCAGAACAACCCCGGTCTGTACGTCTCCGTCACCACGGCCGGCACGGCGGACGGCACCGGCTGGTTCGGCAAGCAGATGCTGCTGGAGGCGAAGTCGCAGGGCTTCACGCCGAACAACTTCTCCATCATGCCGTTCGACGGCGGGTTCAACGGCGCCGCGTCGCAGACCAGCGCGCTCGCCAACTTCAACACGATCCTCCAGTCCACCTTCGGCTGGGACCAGCCGACCGCGTACGCCCACGAGGGCTTCTCGGGCATGAACGGCCGCAGTGACACCGGCGAGTACTTCTCGCAGGCCGACTTCCAGACCGTGCTGGACTTCGCCACCAGTCACAACATGGACCGCTTCACCTTCTGGTCCCTCAACCGCGACCGCCAGTGCTCGCCCGCCGACAACGGCGGCCGTACGTCGGGTACCTGCTCCAGCGTGGCCCAGAACTCCTGGGACTTCGCCAAGTACTCGGTGAAGTTCGCGGGAGCGACCCCGCCCACCGGCACGCCCACCCCGACGCCCACTCCGACCCCGACGCCCACGCCTCCGAGCGGCGCGTGCAAGACGGGGTGGAGTTCGTCCGCGGTGTACACCGCCGGCAACGAGGCCTCGTACAACCATCACAACTGGAAAGCCAAGTGGTGGACCCAGAACGAGGCACCGGGTGCCGCCGACTGGGGTCCGTGGCAGGACGAGGGCGCCTGCTGA
- a CDS encoding glycoside hydrolase family 16 protein yields MGSHAAPGRRRRALLMPLGLVLLAGALFWVPGADGAPRPTDACRSSGNALPHGDCGPFWQVLAEDFNGDRVPLGSFSDCDHHADTSAAYCGGLKGTYRDNWWAYPTGWQDTANDRDRSVVGTYHPEDTVSVGPGEHGDGMMHIRMWRPEDGGPVHAAALVPRAVMQMAYGKYSARIKVTKPAPGYKSAWLHYGDGCEMDHPEGEWTGGITAFHHPCGGGEQGYFPSGADWTEWHTVSTEWTPGRVRFFVDGRRIGEDTRGVPSGPLSWVLQNESALEGPGAAPGSSAELDVTWVAAYAYGWK; encoded by the coding sequence ATGGGTTCACACGCGGCACCCGGCCGGCGCAGGCGCGCCCTGCTGATGCCGCTCGGTCTCGTCCTCCTGGCCGGCGCCCTCTTCTGGGTCCCCGGCGCCGACGGCGCACCCCGTCCCACGGACGCCTGCCGCAGCAGCGGAAACGCCCTGCCGCACGGCGACTGCGGCCCGTTCTGGCAGGTCCTCGCGGAGGACTTCAACGGCGACCGGGTGCCGCTCGGTTCCTTCAGCGACTGCGACCACCACGCCGACACCTCCGCCGCGTACTGCGGTGGACTCAAGGGCACGTACCGCGACAACTGGTGGGCCTACCCCACCGGTTGGCAGGACACGGCGAACGACCGGGACAGGAGCGTCGTCGGCACCTACCACCCGGAGGACACCGTGAGCGTGGGCCCCGGCGAACACGGCGACGGGATGATGCACATCCGCATGTGGCGTCCCGAGGACGGCGGCCCCGTACACGCTGCGGCGCTCGTGCCGCGTGCCGTGATGCAGATGGCGTACGGCAAGTACAGCGCGCGCATCAAGGTGACGAAGCCGGCCCCCGGATACAAGTCCGCCTGGCTGCATTACGGCGACGGCTGCGAAATGGACCATCCCGAGGGGGAGTGGACGGGCGGCATCACCGCCTTCCACCATCCCTGCGGCGGGGGAGAACAGGGCTACTTCCCCAGCGGCGCCGACTGGACCGAGTGGCACACCGTGTCGACGGAGTGGACGCCCGGGCGCGTGCGCTTCTTCGTCGACGGCCGCCGAATCGGCGAGGACACCCGAGGAGTTCCCTCCGGCCCCCTCTCCTGGGTGCTGCAGAACGAGAGTGCCCTCGAAGGCCCCGGCGCGGCCCCCGGCAGCAGCGCGGAACTCGACGTGACCTGGGTCGCCGCCTACGCGTACGGATGGAAATGA